A region of Lycium barbarum isolate Lr01 chromosome 3, ASM1917538v2, whole genome shotgun sequence DNA encodes the following proteins:
- the LOC132631507 gene encoding non-specific lipid transfer protein GPI-anchored 3 → MAYSKSFIVVIFSWVFVGLSLGIDLDKNAIGVFLASGVVGGGNGAISAMPCVQKLLPCQPALTSHTKNPPATCCVPLKEIFTKDAQCLCSVFGNTDVMKSLNVTQDQALDFAKACGAKPDLSLCKNAAASPGSTAAPSVPTPSESNSSTSSNKTASPPEANTASVTSKFGGFVGLASFMILVMMLLAF, encoded by the exons ATGGCATATTCCAAATCTTTCATTGTTGTAATTTTCTCATGGGTTTTTGTGGGCTTATCCCTTGGCATTGATCTTGATAAAAATGCGATCGGAGTGTTTCTGGCTAGTGGTGTTGTTGGTGGCGGAAATGGGGCTATTTCTGCAATGCCATGTGTGCAAAAACTATTACCATGTCAACCAGCATTGACATCGCATACGAAAAATCCTCCAGCAACTTGCTGTGTGCCATTAAAGGAAATATTTACAAAGGATGCACAGTGCCTTTGCTCTGTGTTTGGTAACACTGATGTGATGAAGAGTTTAAATGTTACTCAAGATCAAGCTTTAGATTTTGCAAAAGCTTGTGGTGCTAAACCAGATCTTTCCCTTTGCAAAAATG CCGCTGCATCACCTGGTTCGACTGCAGCGCCATCTGTTCCCACTCCTTCAGAGTCTAACA GTTCGACTTCCAGTAACAAAACTGCAAGTCCACCAGAAGCAAACACAGCAAGTGTGACATCCAAATTTGGAGGATTTGTTGGCCTTGCATCGTTTATGATTTTAGTAATGATGTTGTTAGCATTTTAA